A part of Arachis hypogaea cultivar Tifrunner chromosome 12, arahy.Tifrunner.gnm2.J5K5, whole genome shotgun sequence genomic DNA contains:
- the LOC112730271 gene encoding uncharacterized protein, translating into MASASPFFSLQHALNMAFDVWCNKTNIHSWLIALNAHTNICEKSPFSHAFYTNAPSSAMYSSLDEIYASSVQYLQRFGFLYFATTSDWDGDSILLDLKTSVKNKPACEFEWARRKQFIIIE; encoded by the exons ATGGCTTCCGCCTCTCCATTCTTCTCGTTGCAACACGCACTTAATATGGCCTTCGATGTTTGGTGTAATAAGACCAATATCCATTCTTGGCTGATAGCACTCAATGCTCACACCAATATCTGTGAAAAGTCTCCTTTCTCACATGCATTCTACACTAATGCCCCATCTTCTGCTATGTATTCTAGTCTAGAC GAGATATATGCATCAAGCGTGCAGTATTTGCAAAGGTTTGGGTTTCTATATTTTGCAACAACATCTGACTGGGATGGTGATTCTATATTATTAGATCTGaag ACGAGCGTAAAAAACAAGCCAGCTTGTGAGTTTGAATGGGCACGTCGAAAACAATTCATTATCATAGAGTGA
- the LOC140176794 gene encoding uncharacterized protein encodes MILANTHLHRTLVDQGSSTDILFKPAFDKLGLDEKELRAYPDTLFGLGDTPIRPLGFIPLHTTFGKGIKSKTLSIDFIVVDVASAYNALIGGITLNRLGVVVSTPHICMKFPTLEGIATIRGDQKLARKCYNESLNLRELSELDLKYETRTAIKAECLTDFVAEYTGDQEETSTAWELYVDGSSNKVGSGTGIILVNQEGTQIEVFLKFEFPASNNHAEYEALIAGLKLEKEVSTTKVVAFSDSQVVISQINGEYQAKDPNMRRYLEKINEYLGQFPKTEVRHITRELNSRADALSKLASTKPWENSRSLIQETLQEPSVMKADTKIDVLEVSGLDLDWMTPLIEYLKFDILLEEQKEAKKIQREAQHYTLVKSVLYKRGISTPLLKCVSTSKTEAVLDEVHNGICGNHFGKKSLARKVIRAGFFWPTLQKDAVNFVNKFQPYQMHANFHVTPPEEPICVTSPCPFAKWGLDLLGPFPQVPGQVKFLIVGVDYFTKWIESEPLATITAQKSRKFLYRNIITRFGVSHSITTDNSTQFTDSTFRSFMASMKIKHQFTSIEHPQENGQAKVANKIILAGLKKRLQEAKGAWAEELPQVLWAYRTTPHSTTGETPFRLAYGIEAVIPIEINEKSLRVRFYDEVGNVQAHKEELELLPEVREQAKIKEATLKQRMTNSTIKGSFKEASPQTTWS; translated from the exons ATGATTCTCGCCAACACACACTTACATAGAACTCTGGTGGATCAAGGGAGCTCAACTGACATTTTGTTCAAaccagcatttgataagctgggaTTGGacgaaaaagagctaagagcttACCCAGACACTCTCTTTGGACTAGGGGACACTCCCATTAGGCCGCTGGGTTTCATTCCTCtacacacaacttttggaaagggaATAAAATCCAAGACATTAAGCATCGACTTTATTGTCGTTGATGTAGCTTCtgcctacaatgctctaataggcGGAATAACCCTAAATCGGCTCGGAGTAGTGGTTTCTACCCCCCAtatctgtatgaagttcccaacacTAGAAGGGATTGCCACCATCAGAGGAGatcagaagttggcaagaaaatgttacaacgaaagcctgaaccTAAGAG AGTTATCCGAGTTGGACTTGAAGTACGaaactcggacagccatcaaagccgaatgcctcaccgacttcgtgGCTGAGTACACAGGAGATCAAGAGGAGACCTCCACGGCCTGGGAATTGTATGTGGATGGCTCCTCCAACAAAGTTGGAAGCGGTACTGGTATAATATTGGTTAACCAAGAAGGAACTCAAATAGAAGTTTTCCTGAAATTTGAGTTCCCAGCTTCTAACAATCATGCAGAATATGAAGCTCTGATTGCCGGTCTAAAGCTAGAGAAAGAAGTCAGCACAACCAAAGTAGTAGCCTTCAGTGATTCTCAAGTGGTGATTTCTCAAAttaatggagagtatcaggctaaAGACCCAAATATGAGAAGGTATTTAGAAAAAATTAATGAGTATCTCGGGCAATTCCCCAAAACCGAGGTCAGGCACATAACTCGGGAACTtaacagcagagcagacgccctctcaaagttagcaagtaccaaaccatgGGAAAACAGTAGAAGCCTCATtcaagaaactctccaagaaccttCAGTCATGAAGGCAGATACCAAGATAGACGTCTTAGAAGTTTCCGGATTAGACCTCGATTGGATGACTCCTTTGATCGAATACTTAAAATTCGACATCTTActagaggaacaaaaagaggccAAAAAGATCCAGAGGGAAGCGCAACACTACACATTGGTGAAAAGTGTCCTCTACAAAAGGGGAATATCTACACCATTGTTGAAGTGCGTCTCGACCTCTAAAACAGAAGCAGTACTGGATGAAGTGCATAATGGCATCTGCGGGAACCATTTTGGGAAAAAATCCTTAGCCAGAAAAGttatccgagctggattcttctggccgaccttgcaaaaagatGCTGTCAACTTTGTGAACAAATTTCAACCTTATCagatgcatgcaaacttccacgtCACTCCCCCAGAGGAACCCATTTGTGTGACCTCTCCATGTCcctttgcaaagtggggactcgacctactTGGGCCTTTCCCTCAAGTGCCAGGGCAAGTAAAGTTTCTCAtcgtaggggtagactacttcacTAAATGGATAGAATCAGAGCCATTAGCTACTATTACGGCACAAAAAAGTCGGAAATTCCTGTACAGAAACATTATCACCCGATTTGGAGTTTCACACTCCATCACGACTGATAATAGTACACAATTTACTGACTCCACATTCAGAAGCTTTATGGCTAGCATGAAAATCAAGCATCAATTCACCTCGATCGAACATCCCCAGGAAAATGGGCAAGCAAAAGTTGCTAACAAAATTATACTAGCAGGGCTCAAGAAAAGACTTCAAGAAGCAAAGggggcttgggctgaagagcttccTCAAGTATTGTGGGCATACCGAACTACACCTCATTCTACTACTGGAGAGACACCCTTTCGACTTGCCTATGGCATAGAAGCCGTGATCCCTATTGAAATCAATGAGAAAAGTCTAAGGGTGAGATTTTACGACGAAGTCGGCAATGTTCAAGCTCACAAAGAAGAACTCgagttgctccccgaagtccgagaacaagccAAGATAAAAGAAGCAACATTGAAGCAAAGAATGACGAATAGTACAATAAAAGGGTCATTCAAAGAAGCTTCGCCTCAGACgacttggtcctaa